The following are encoded together in the Macadamia integrifolia cultivar HAES 741 chromosome 10, SCU_Mint_v3, whole genome shotgun sequence genome:
- the LOC122090779 gene encoding outer envelope membrane protein 7-like produces MKQSMKANSVKSAIVVLGALAFGWLTIEIAFKPFLQKARGAMDKSDPSRDPDDNDPSAIPKSSFSTTDDISDSTELK; encoded by the coding sequence ATGAAGCAATCGATGAAGGCGAACTCGGTGAAGTCGGCGATTGTGGTTTTGGGAGCCCTGGCTTTCGGATGGCTAACCATAGAGATCGCTTTCAAGCCTTTTCTCCAGAAAGCTCGTGGCGCCATGGACAAATCAGACCCCTCTCGTGACCCCGATGATAACGACCCCAGCGCGATTCCCAAATCTTCTTTCTCCACCACCGACGATATCTCCGACTCCACTGAGCTGAAGTAG